The following coding sequences are from one Bos mutus isolate GX-2022 chromosome 22, NWIPB_WYAK_1.1, whole genome shotgun sequence window:
- the RBM14 gene encoding RNA-binding protein 14 isoform X1 codes for MKIFVGNVDGADTTPEELAALFAPYGTVMSCAVMKQFAFVHMRENAGAVRAIEALHGHELRPGRALVVEMSRPRPLNTWKIFVGNVSAACTSQELRSLFERRGRVIECDVVKDYAFVHMEKEADAKAAIAQLNGKEVKGKRINVELSTKGQKKGPGLAIQSGDKTKKPGAGDTAFPGTGGFSATFDYQQAFGNSTGGFDGQARQPTPPFFGRDRSPLRRSPPRASYVAPLTAQPATYRAQPSVSLGAAYRAQPSASLGVGYRTQPMTAQAASYRAQPSVSLGAPYRGQLASPSSQSAAASSLGPYGGAQPSASALSSYGGQPAAASSLNSYGAQGSSLASYGNQPSSYGAQAASSYGVRAAASSYNTQGAANSLGSYGAQAASYGAQSAASSLAYGAQAASYNAQPSASYNAQSAPYAAQQAASYSSQPAAYVAQPATAAAYASQPAAYAAQATTPMAGSYGAQPVVQTQLNSYGAQASMGLSGSYGAQSAAAATGSYGAAAAYGAQPSATLAAPYRTQSSASLAASYAAQQHPQAAASYRGQPGNAYDGTGQPSAAYLSMSQGAVANANSTPPPYERTRLSPPRASYDDPYKKAVAMSKRYGSDRRLAELSDYRRLSESQLSFRRSPTKSSLDYRRLPDAHSDYARYSGSYNDYLRAAQMHSGYQRRM; via the exons ATGAAGATATTTGTGGGAAACGTTGATGGGGCCGATACGACGCCGGAGGAACTGGCAGCTCTCTTCGCGCCCTACGGCACGGTCATGAGCTGCGCCGTCATGAAACAGTTCGCCTTCGTGCACATGCGCGAGAACGCGGGCGCGGTGCGCGCCATCGAGGCCCTGCATGGCCACGAGCTGCGGCCGGGGCGCGCGCTCGTGGTGGAGATGTCGCGCCCACGGCCTCTTAACACTTGGAAGATATTCGTGGGCAATGTATCGGCAGCGTGCACGAGCCAGGAATTGCGCAGCCTCTTCGAGCGCCGCGGACGCGTCATCGAGTGTGACGTGGTAAAAG ACTACGCGTTTGTTCACATGGAGAAGGAAGCAGATGCCAAAGCCGCCATCGCGCAGCTCAACGGCAAAGAAGTGAAGGGCAAGCGCATCAACGTGGAACTCTCAACCAAGGGTCAGAAGAAGGGGCCTGGCCTGGCTATCCAGTCTGGGGACAAGACCAAGAAACCAGGGGCTGGGGATACGGCATTCCCTGGAACTGGTGGCTTCTCTGCCACCTTCGACTACCAGCAGGCTTTTGGCAACAGCACTGGTGGCTTTGATGGGCAAGCCCGTCAGCCCACACCACCCTTCTTTGGTCGCGACCGCAGCCCCCTGCGCCGTTCACCTCCCCGAGCCTCGTATGTGGCTCCTCTGACGGCCCAGCCAGCCACCTACCGGGCCCAGCCCTCAGTGTCACTGGGCGCTGCCTACAGGGCCCAGCCTTCTGCCTCTTTGGGTGTCGGCTATCGGACTCAGCCCATGACAGCCCAGGCAGCCTCTTACCGCGCTCAGCCCTCTGTTTCCCTTGGGGCCCCATACAGGGGCCAGCTGGCTAGCCCTAGCTCCCAATCGGCCGCAGCTTCCTCGCTTGGCCCATACGGTGGAGCCCAGCCCTCGGCCTCGGCCCTCTCCTCTTATGGGGGTCAGCCAGCTGCGGCTTCTTCGCTCAACTCCTATGGGGCTCAGGGCTCCTCCCTTGCCTCCTATGGTAACCAACCATCCTCTTACGGGGCACAGGCTGCTTCTTCCTACGGGGTTCGTGCAGCTGCATCCTCCTACAACACCCAGGGAGCAGCTAACTCCCTAGGCTCCTATGGGGCCCAGGCAGCCTCGTATGGGGCCCAGTCTGCAGCTTCATCACTAGCTTATGGGGCCCAGGCAGCTTCTTACAATGCCCAGCCTTCAGCCTCTTATAATGCCCAGTCTGCCCCATATGCTGCACAGCAGGCTGCTTCCTATTCTTCCCAACCTGCTGCCTATGTGGCACAACCAGCTACAGCTGCTGCTTACGCGAGCCAGCCAGCTGCCTATGCCGCACAAGCCACCACCCCGATGGCTGGCTCCTATGGGGCCCAGCCAGTTGTTCAGACCCAGCTGAATAGTTATGGGGCCCAAGCATCGATGGGCCTGTCAGGCTCCTATGGGGCTCAGTCAGCTGCTGCGGCCACCGGCTCCTATGGCGCTGCAGCTGCCTATGGGGCCCAACCTTCTGCCACCCTGGCAGCTCCTTACCGCACTCAGTCGTCAGCCTCATTGGCTGCTTCCTATGCTGCACAGCAGCATCCCCAGGCTGCTGCCTCCTACCGTGGCCAGCCGGGCAATGCCTACGACGGGACAGGTCAGCCGTCTGCAGCCTACCTGTCCATGTCCCAGGGGGCCGTTGCCAACGCCAACAGCACCCCGCCGCCCTATGAGCGTACCCGCCTCTCCCCACCCCGGGCCAGCTACGACGATCCGTACAAAAAGGCTGTCGCCATGTCGAAAAG GTATGGTTCCGACCGGCGTTTAGCCGAGCTCTCTGATTACCGCCGTTTATCAGAGTCGCAGCTTTCGTTCCGCCGCTCGCCGACAAAGTCCTCGCTGGATTACCGTCGCCTGCCCGATGCCCATTCCGATTACGCACGCTATTCGGGCTCCTATAATGATTACCTGCGGGCAGCTCAGATGCACTCTGGCTACCAGCGCCGCATGTAG
- the RBM14 gene encoding RNA-binding protein 14 isoform X2 gives MKIFVGNVDGADTTPEELAALFAPYGTVMSCAVMKQFAFVHMRENAGAVRAIEALHGHELRPGRALVVEMSRPRPLNTWKIFVGNVSAACTSQELRSLFERRGRVIECDVVKDYAFVHMEKEADAKAAIAQLNGKEVKGKRINVELSTKGMVPTGV, from the exons ATGAAGATATTTGTGGGAAACGTTGATGGGGCCGATACGACGCCGGAGGAACTGGCAGCTCTCTTCGCGCCCTACGGCACGGTCATGAGCTGCGCCGTCATGAAACAGTTCGCCTTCGTGCACATGCGCGAGAACGCGGGCGCGGTGCGCGCCATCGAGGCCCTGCATGGCCACGAGCTGCGGCCGGGGCGCGCGCTCGTGGTGGAGATGTCGCGCCCACGGCCTCTTAACACTTGGAAGATATTCGTGGGCAATGTATCGGCAGCGTGCACGAGCCAGGAATTGCGCAGCCTCTTCGAGCGCCGCGGACGCGTCATCGAGTGTGACGTGGTAAAAG ACTACGCGTTTGTTCACATGGAGAAGGAAGCAGATGCCAAAGCCGCCATCGCGCAGCTCAACGGCAAAGAAGTGAAGGGCAAGCGCATCAACGTGGAACTCTCAACCAAGG GTATGGTTCCGACCGGCGTTTAG
- the RBM14 gene encoding RNA-binding protein 14 isoform X3, with protein MKIFVGNVDGADTTPEELAALFAPYGTVMSCAVMKQFAFVHMRENAGAVRAIEALHGHELRPGRALVVEMSRPRPLNTWKIFVGNVSAACTSQELRSLFERRGRVIECDVVKGNWRS; from the coding sequence ATGAAGATATTTGTGGGAAACGTTGATGGGGCCGATACGACGCCGGAGGAACTGGCAGCTCTCTTCGCGCCCTACGGCACGGTCATGAGCTGCGCCGTCATGAAACAGTTCGCCTTCGTGCACATGCGCGAGAACGCGGGCGCGGTGCGCGCCATCGAGGCCCTGCATGGCCACGAGCTGCGGCCGGGGCGCGCGCTCGTGGTGGAGATGTCGCGCCCACGGCCTCTTAACACTTGGAAGATATTCGTGGGCAATGTATCGGCAGCGTGCACGAGCCAGGAATTGCGCAGCCTCTTCGAGCGCCGCGGACGCGTCATCGAGTGTGACGTGGTAAAAG